In the genome of Pongo pygmaeus isolate AG05252 chromosome 9, NHGRI_mPonPyg2-v2.0_pri, whole genome shotgun sequence, one region contains:
- the RPUSD4 gene encoding pseudouridylate synthase RPUSD4, mitochondrial isoform X1: MAAPRWSASGSWIRGNGQGFGSLFTLVSKPFCSAAAASTGINAQRLAERLRAQKREQDTKKEPVSTNAVQRRVQEIVRFTRQLQRVHPNVLAKALTRGILHQDKNLVVINKPYGLPVHGGPGVQLCITDVLPILAKMLHGHKAEPLHLCHRLDKETTGVMVLAWDKDMAHQVQELFRTRQVVKKYWAITVRVPMPSAGVVDIPIVEKEAQGQQQHHKMTLSPSYRMDDGKMVKVRRSRNAQVAVTQYQVLSSTLSSALVELQPITGIKHQLRVHLSFGLDCPILGDHKYSDWNRLAPQKLSVGTLKKLGLEQSKARYIPLHLHARQLILPALGSGKEELNLVCKLPRFFVHSLHRLHLEMPNQDQNENNEAKCLGAQ; encoded by the exons ATGGCGGCGCCCAGGTGGAGCGCGTCGGGCTCCTGGATCCGGGGAAACGGCCAGGGTTTCGGGAGTCTCTTCACTCTCGTCTCAAAGCCATTTTGTTCTGCTGCCGCTGCCTCTACGGGCATAAATGCCCAGAGATTAGCGGAGAGGCTCCGAGCCCAGAAACGGGAACAAGACACAAAGAAGGAGCCG GTGTCCACAAACGCTGTTCAGCGGAGAGTGCAAGAAATAGTGCGGTTCACACGGCAGCTGCAGCGAGTCCACCCCAACGTGCTTGCTAAGGCACTGACCCGAGGAATTCTCCACCAGGACAAGAACCTTGTGGTCATCAATAAGCCCTACGGTCTCCCTGTGCATG GTGGTCCTGGGGTCCAGCTCTGCATCACTGATGTACTACCTATCCTGGCAAAGATGCTTCATGGCCACAAGGCAGAGCCCTTGCATCTGTGCCACCGGCTGGACAAGGAAACCACAGGCGTAATGGTGTTGGCTTGGGACAAGGACATGGCACATCAAGTCCAAGAGTTGTTTAGAACCCGTCAGGTGGTAAAGAAGTACTG GGCCATCACTGTGCGTGTCCCCATGCCCTCAGCAGGAGTCGTGGACATCCCCATTGTGGAGAAGGAGGCGCAAGGCCAGCAGCAACACCACAAG ATGACATTGTCCCCAAGCTACCGCATGGACGATGGGAAAATGGTGAAAGTGCGGCGCAGCCGGAACGCACAAGTTGCTGTAACTCAGTACCAGGTGCTCAGCAGCACTCTCTCCTCCGCCCTCGTGGAGCTCCAGCCCATCACTG gaATAAAACATCAGCTTCGAGTTCACTTGTCTTTTGGATTGGATTGTCCAATCCTTGGTGATCACAAGTACTCAGACTGGAATAGGTTGGCCCCCCAG AAGCTGTCCGTGGGCACCCTGAAGAAGCTGGGGCTAGAACAGTCGAAGGCCCGCTACATCCCCCTTCACCTGCATGCCCGGCAGCTGATCCTGCCTGCCCTGGGGTCCGGGAAGGAGGAACTCAACTTGGTCTGCAAACTTCCTCGCTTCTTTGTACATTCCCTGCACCGCCTGCATTTAGAGATGCCAAATCAGGATCAAAATGAGAACAATGAAGCCAAGTGTCTGGGAGCACAGTGA
- the RPUSD4 gene encoding pseudouridylate synthase RPUSD4, mitochondrial isoform X2 has translation MLHGHKAEPLHLCHRLDKETTGVMVLAWDKDMAHQVQELFRTRQVVKKYWAITVRVPMPSAGVVDIPIVEKEAQGQQQHHKMTLSPSYRMDDGKMVKVRRSRNAQVAVTQYQVLSSTLSSALVELQPITGIKHQLRVHLSFGLDCPILGDHKYSDWNRLAPQKLSVGTLKKLGLEQSKARYIPLHLHARQLILPALGSGKEELNLVCKLPRFFVHSLHRLHLEMPNQDQNENNEAKCLGAQ, from the exons ATGCTTCATGGCCACAAGGCAGAGCCCTTGCATCTGTGCCACCGGCTGGACAAGGAAACCACAGGCGTAATGGTGTTGGCTTGGGACAAGGACATGGCACATCAAGTCCAAGAGTTGTTTAGAACCCGTCAGGTGGTAAAGAAGTACTG GGCCATCACTGTGCGTGTCCCCATGCCCTCAGCAGGAGTCGTGGACATCCCCATTGTGGAGAAGGAGGCGCAAGGCCAGCAGCAACACCACAAG ATGACATTGTCCCCAAGCTACCGCATGGACGATGGGAAAATGGTGAAAGTGCGGCGCAGCCGGAACGCACAAGTTGCTGTAACTCAGTACCAGGTGCTCAGCAGCACTCTCTCCTCCGCCCTCGTGGAGCTCCAGCCCATCACTG gaATAAAACATCAGCTTCGAGTTCACTTGTCTTTTGGATTGGATTGTCCAATCCTTGGTGATCACAAGTACTCAGACTGGAATAGGTTGGCCCCCCAG AAGCTGTCCGTGGGCACCCTGAAGAAGCTGGGGCTAGAACAGTCGAAGGCCCGCTACATCCCCCTTCACCTGCATGCCCGGCAGCTGATCCTGCCTGCCCTGGGGTCCGGGAAGGAGGAACTCAACTTGGTCTGCAAACTTCCTCGCTTCTTTGTACATTCCCTGCACCGCCTGCATTTAGAGATGCCAAATCAGGATCAAAATGAGAACAATGAAGCCAAGTGTCTGGGAGCACAGTGA